The sequence GCACAACTTCTTCCTGCAGGTCTTCGGCGGCAGTGAGGAACTGGCCCATGCGATCGAGGTCGCCGACTCGCCCGACGACCTTCCGGTGGACGAGCGCACCCGCGTGCTGCTGCACCTGCTGACCAAGCTCAGCCGCAGTGCCTACAAGATCACCGACGAGGACTGGCAGGTCGCGTTGGACGCCGGCTGGAGCGCCGACGACCTGCTCGAGGCGTTCTTCTGCGCGGCGCTGTTCAACTTCATCACCCGCCTGGTGGACGGTCTCGGGCTCGGCACCACGGTGACCAGGAGCCGTATCTCCCAGCAGGAACTGCCGGGCGACTCCGCACCGGCCTCGACCGCCTCGGCCGACTGAGGCGGGACCGGCCATGAATCCGTCCCGCGCGGTTCTGATCACCGGCGTCTCCTCGCTGAGCGGGCTCTCCTCGGGCACCGGCAGGGCCCTCGCGCTCCGGCTGCACCGCGCAGGATGGCCGGTCTACGCCAGCGGCCGGAGCCTGGAAGGCCTCAAGGACCTGGCGCAGGAGGGCATCACCACCCTGCGGGTCGATGTGAGCGACGAGGAGTCGATGATCGCGGCGGTCGACCGCATCACCGCCGAGCACGGCGCGGTCGGCGTGCTGATCAACAACGCCGCGTACAGCCTCAACGGCACGATCGAGCAGACCCCCATGGACGAGGTCCGCCGCCAGTTCGAGACGAACGTCTTCGGACTCTCCCGGATGACGCAACTGGTTCTGCCGGGCATGCGGGAGCAGGGGGCGGGCCGCATCGTCATCATGTCCTCGATCTTCGGGCTCTTCGCGACCCCGGGGCGCGGCTACTACGAGGCCACCAAGCACGCGCTCGAGGCGATCGGCGACTCGCTCCGGTTGGAGGTGCACCGCTTCGGCATCAAGGTTGTGATCATCGAGCCCTCGCCGATCCTCGGCGCGTTCGTCCCGACCACCGTGGGCGACCTCGGCCTCGCTCCCGGTTCCACCGACAATGATCCCTACGGCGATTTCTGGGAGCGCTTCGTCGTCTGGCACGGCGCCTATCGGGAGGTCGAGCATCCGAAGGGCCGCGGCCGCATGTCGCTGCGCTCGGGCGATGTCGCCGCCCTCGTCGAGAAGGCGATCACCGTGCGCCGTCCGCGGATCCGCTACCGCCTCGGCATACCGGTGCGGCTGCTGCGGCCACAGCGCGTGATCTTCGGCGAGCGGGCCTGGGAGAAGTTCGTCCGCACGTTCTTTCCGACGCCGTAGCCGACGCTCCTCGCAATTTCGGAATTCCCCTTCACACGCAGTGGCCCTCGTGAGCAAAACAGGAGAAGGCGGCGGCGCTCGGCATGGGGACACTTGAGACACGGACGGACCGTACCTGGGAATCGCTACGTCACCGCGAGAAAAGAGGGTGGCTCGGTATGCGCAAAATCCTGATCGTCGGCGCCGGGCAGTCTGGGCTGCAACTCGCGCTCGGGCTGCAGCGGCACGGCTACGACGTGACCGTGATGTCGGCGCGCACGGCCGACGAGATCGAGCACGGCACCATCATGTCGACGCAGTTCCAGTTCGACAGCACGCTCAAGTTCGAGCGCGATCTCGGAATCCACTTCTGGGACGGACAGGCGCCTCGAACCCCCTTCACCCGTTTCATGGTGGGCGCCGAGGGCCCGACTCCGGTCGTCGACTGGACCAGCCCGCTGAAGAAGCCCGGCGCCGACGTCGACCAGCGGCTCAAGATGTCACGCTGGCTGCGGCTGTTCGTGGAGAACGGCGGCAACCTGATCATCAACAGCGCCACCGTCGCGGACCTCGACACGGCGGCGAGCGCGTACGACCTCGTCATCGTCGCCGCAGGCAAGGGCGGACTGGCCGAGGTGTTCGGGCGCGACGCGTCCCGATCGCCCTTCACGACGCCGCAGCGGATGCTCTCGGTCGTCTACGTCAACGGCTACCAGCCCGATCCGGCCGACCCCGGCGACCACACGGTCGAGTTCCACATGCTGCCGGGCAGGGGCGAGATGATCGTGATGCCGGCGCTCACCGTCTCGGGGCCCTGCCACATCCTGTTCTTCGAGGCCATACCCGGCGGGCCGCTGGACGTGTTCGGCGACGTCCGATCCCCCCAGCAGCACCTGGAGCGCTTCGTCGATCTGCTCGAACTGCACGTGCCGTGGGCACGCGAGCAGTACAGCAAGCTTGAGCTCACCGACGCGGGCGGCACGCTGCACGGCGGGTTCGCGCCCGTCGTCCGTCATCCGGTCGCGACGCTGCCTTCCGGCGGCCGCGTGCTGGGCATGGGGGACGTCGTCGTGGCCAACGACCCCATCACGGGCCAGGGGGCGAACATGGCCGCCAAGTTCGCGGCCGTCTACCTCGACGCCATCCTGGAGCACGGAGACCGGCCGTTCGACGGTGCGTTCATGGAGCGCGCCTTCGAGACGT is a genomic window of Streptomyces griseochromogenes containing:
- a CDS encoding carboxymuconolactone decarboxylase family protein; the protein is MDVNSGVRVPLIDEADAAGHLAELYERAKKVTSLDFVPDMFRLVSSRPALLETMLAGYDGVFNHGQLPRQTRELISAWTSKVNQCPYCVGTHNFFLQVFGGSEELAHAIEVADSPDDLPVDERTRVLLHLLTKLSRSAYKITDEDWQVALDAGWSADDLLEAFFCAALFNFITRLVDGLGLGTTVTRSRISQQELPGDSAPASTASAD
- a CDS encoding SDR family NAD(P)-dependent oxidoreductase, with translation MNPSRAVLITGVSSLSGLSSGTGRALALRLHRAGWPVYASGRSLEGLKDLAQEGITTLRVDVSDEESMIAAVDRITAEHGAVGVLINNAAYSLNGTIEQTPMDEVRRQFETNVFGLSRMTQLVLPGMREQGAGRIVIMSSIFGLFATPGRGYYEATKHALEAIGDSLRLEVHRFGIKVVIIEPSPILGAFVPTTVGDLGLAPGSTDNDPYGDFWERFVVWHGAYREVEHPKGRGRMSLRSGDVAALVEKAITVRRPRIRYRLGIPVRLLRPQRVIFGERAWEKFVRTFFPTP
- a CDS encoding styrene monooxygenase/indole monooxygenase family protein, whose amino-acid sequence is MRKILIVGAGQSGLQLALGLQRHGYDVTVMSARTADEIEHGTIMSTQFQFDSTLKFERDLGIHFWDGQAPRTPFTRFMVGAEGPTPVVDWTSPLKKPGADVDQRLKMSRWLRLFVENGGNLIINSATVADLDTAASAYDLVIVAAGKGGLAEVFGRDASRSPFTTPQRMLSVVYVNGYQPDPADPGDHTVEFHMLPGRGEMIVMPALTVSGPCHILFFEAIPGGPLDVFGDVRSPQQHLERFVDLLELHVPWAREQYSKLELTDAGGTLHGGFAPVVRHPVATLPSGGRVLGMGDVVVANDPITGQGANMAAKFAAVYLDAILEHGDRPFDGAFMERAFETFWTLHGRATTEWTNIMLQPPPPHMLELLGAASRFTAIANRYTEAFDDPNDFLEWFTDPDKAAAYLAEVVGAAAGSDH